Within the Halorhabdus rudnickae genome, the region CGTTGAGAGCATTGTGACCGTTTGACCGGTCTCACAGAGCCCGTAGCTGAAGCGCTGGCTCATCGCGGACTTGCCCGCGCCGTAGTCGCCTTCGACGAGGACGATACTGCCGGGCGGGATGCCACCGCCGAGTTCCTTGTTCAATCGGTCGCGCTCGTCCAAACCCAACGAGTATAGATCAGTGGTTGCGATACTCATGTGCGGAACTCGAACACCTCCTGGTCGCCGTTGACCGTGAGCTGGACCCGTACGTCCTCGCCGACCCCCAGCGCGTGGTCGATTTCGACTCTGACGACGTTCCCGGGCGTCCAGACATCTCCATCGACGACCGTCACCATCACGTCGGGACCGGTCTTGAACTGTCCGTTGACGAATATATCCATCGCGTCGCTTTCGGCGGCCAATCGCTGGGAGCCGGTATTTTTGACGTACAATGTAATGTTCCCGTTGCCGTCCGTGTCGTAAATACCTGCGCCGCTATCGCTGATGATCTCGACGTCCGTACGGACATCTTCGCTGACACCCAGTCCGAGGTCGTCGACGGCTTGGCTAAGTTCGTCGACCGTACTCGTCAGCACGCCGGCGACGCTGGCGGCGACGATGACACTCGCGATGAAGATGATCAAGTGGGAAGCTGAAACACTAGCCACTCTCGGTCACCTCCGCCGTGGCGGCGACGCCGGGGCCGGAGACGACCTTCACCCGGACGGTTTCGTTGGCCGGGTCGAGGGCCGGCGTCTCGCCGCTGAACGTCAGTTCCTCGCCGGATTGCCACAGGTCTGTGGTGTTGTCACCCTCGACTTCGCTGTCGAAGTCCGTCCGGTACTCGTTGTTGATGAGGAGGTCCGTCTCGTCGACGTTCAGCGTCGTCGCCCCGTCGTTGACGACGGTGACGCGGGTGGTGTCGTTGGAACTGTAGAGGACGGCCCCCGTGACGTTGATCGCCGTGTTCTGCTGGTCGAGAAGGTCGTCGCGGGCGTCACTCCGGGCGTCAGTCACCCGTTCGACGGTATCGTAGGCGGCACTGTGGAACATCCCGAAGCCGATCAACAGTGCGGCGGCCAGGATGGCTACCGAGGCGCTAACGCTGAATCCCATCTGACCCACCTCCGACCGTAGCCGGGATCTGATCGAGTGCGACTGATTCGGCACCGCCGCCGTTGAGTTGACTCACGTATCGGAGACTCTTGGTGTGGTGATCGATCGTCAGCGTCGTCGCGTCCCCACCGTCCTCGAATCCACGGAGGTACGCCTGGAGTTGCTCGGCGACCTCATCGTCGATCCAATCGATACGCTCGTAGTAGTGGATGGCCTCCGCGGTGGCCCTGACGCCGACCTCCGAGACCAGAAACTCGAGCCACTCGACGACAATCAAATCGGCCAGGAACCCGTCGGGCAACTCCGTAAGGTATGGTTTTCCATCGTCGGTATCGGTCGCGTTTTCCGTTTCACTTGCGTCCCGAGACACCGTTTCTGTCTCCGCGGACGCCGTTTTTGGGTCGACGGACTCCGTTTCCGTCTCCATACCAGGTTCGTCTGCAGTTTCCACGTCGATGTCCGCGTCGTCGGTTCCGTCCTCGTCGAGGTCTTCAGTGTCGTCGGCCTCGACCGCCGGTTCGTCGGGCGCCTCCGACGTCTCGTCGTCCGTCGCTTCGAACGTCTCCGCGTCGTCTTCCGCTTCGACGGCCGTCCCCTCGTCTTCGATGACCGTATCGAAGAGATCGTCGTCGGCCAACGCGTCGTCGGCCGCCTCGGTCTCCATCTCCTCGATAGCATCTCCGGCGTCGTCGGTGTCGAAACCCTCGTCGGCCACGTCTTCCTCCACTGGGTCGTCTGCGTCCTCTCTACCCTCGGCCCACTCGGCGTCGCCGGACTCATATTCGTCTTTCAGCTCCGCGAAGGACTTGCCGCTCTCGCCGCCGGAATCGCCCTCAGTATCGTCGTCGTCCATCTCGAAATCGTCCTCGAAGTCCTCGTCGAATCCATCGTCGACATCCTCAAAGTCTTCGTCGAATTCGTCGTCGAATGCGACCTCGTCCTCGTCGCTTCCACTCTCGTCACCCAGCATATCACCGACGTCGGTGTCAGTCTCCATTTCGTCGTCATCCTCAACAAGATCTTCGTCGAAAAATCCCTCTGCGTCGGCGTTAGCGATGCCTTCTTCGAGTTCCTCGTCGGCTTCGTCGCCGCCGCCGTCATCGAAGAGGCCGAAAGATTGCTCGCCCGGACCGCCCAACCCGCCGGCGTCGATGTCGTCAGCGAAGGGATTGACGCCGCGGGTCACCATCTCGTAGATGTCGAGCAGTTTCCGGACGTTCTCCTCGACATCATCGACCGTCTCGGAGATCTGCTCGTTCTCGTTGCGGACCGTGTTGACCGTCGAGGAAAGGCTACCGACCTCGGTTTCGAGTTCGTCAAGCCGGTGTTCGAGCTCGTCAGTGTCCGGGCCGCCGTCCATGTCGCCGAACTCGTCGCCACCGAACTCGTCGTCGCCGAACTCGCCGAACTCGTCGCCACCCTCGTCGAGACCACCGAGGTCGCCAAACTCGTCGCCACCCTCCTCGGGCATCAATCCGTCGTCATCCGCGTCTTCGCTGCTATCTCCCGCGTCCTCGTCGGAAAGGATCGAGTCAAAGACCGACTTGATACTCATGCCGACGAACCCGACCGCCAACACCGCGACAACGACCGGCTCCGGCGAGACCGATCCCACCGGGCCGAGGAACCATCCGCCGGCGTCCAGAAGGGATTGTCCCGCCACCACCTCCACGTTCGATCCAACCCAGAGGAGGGAGAGACTACTCATTACTACATATATCCCATCATACGCCCTTGAATGTACCGTTTAGAGTATCATATGTGATAACTGATGATTCTATCCCAATCCATCAAATGGAAATTAGCGTCCGGCAGTCTGTTGTTTCCGGCACGTAATGGGTCGAGGAGCGTCAAAATATCGATTTCCGAAACGAATGACGCTCGTCAGACAACCGCGATCGAAATACATCACGGGACGGGACAGTCACTCACAGGCGCTTTTCCTCGCGGTTGGCGCTCCTGACGATCAGGTCGCCCGTATCGCCTTCCAGTCTGAGTGAGCGGCCGTGATCGCCGCCGACATCCGCTTCGACAACGGGGATATCGAGTGTGGAGAGGGTCTTCCGGACGACAGAGAGGTTGCGGGCACCGATGCCGGAGCCGTTCTTCGAGAAGTCCAACATGTCGCTGCCGCCGGCGATCTTTGCGATCATGTTCGAGCGGTGGGCCCCCTCTCTCTCGAGGGTGTCGACGAGCATTTCGACGCCCGTGTCGGCGAACTTCGCAGGGTTACCGCCGTCGACGTCCTCGGCGGTCGGCAACATCACGTGGACGAGTCCCGACGCCTTGGTCTCCTCGTCGTGGAGGGCGACCCCGATACACGAACCTAGACCACTCGTCGTGAGGACGGCTCCATCGGTCGAGATGTCGTACTCGGCGATGCCGACCTTGATCCGTTCGGTCTGCTTTGTCTCTGCCGTCTGGGATCCGTCGTAGACCTTCATTGGAAGAGTGCGTCGGGGTTAGCGTCAGTCTCTTCGGCCCGTTCGACCATCAGTGCATCGAGTGCTTCCCGGAGTTCCTGCTCGTTGGGGAGTGCATGGATCTCTGCCTCGAACTCGAGGTCGTCGGTCCGCATCCGTGAGTCGATGATGAATGCGTGCTCCTGGTGTTGGCCGACCTGTGCCGCCAGCGGATCCAGAATCGCCTGGCCCATGTCGTGAACCAGTCGGGGCGGCGTGTGATCGACAGACGTCTGAAGGACGTTCGCCCAGCCGTCGACGAACCCGCTGGTCATGATGTTGCCAAGCTCCTCGATTGCGGCCGTGTGCTGGTCGGTGAGATCGTCGCCGTCCATCTCGATCGGCATCATCGCCTCGGCGACGTTCTTCGCCGACATCTCGTCGAACAAAACCAGCAAGAAGCCGCTCGGGACCCCCGAGAATTCGACGACGGTCCCAACGTAGCGGGAGTTTTCGATCTGTTTTGGGACGTCCTCGATACGGGCGAAGCTGATCTGGGACACTTCGGCCTCGGTATCGATACCCGTCATCATCGAGACGTTCTCGGCCGCTGTCTGAGTGCCCTGTTCGGTCATCTGGTTGAACACCTCGAGCTTATCGATGGGAATGGCATCGCTCTCGGTGTCCGCGTGGCTCGTCATCAGGCCGGTAAGAGAGTCGTAGTCCGGAAGCATGTAGATGTAGAACTCGACCGACTCCTCGATGTACTCGATCTGGCTCTTGAAGACGAACAGCTGGTCGGTTTCACCGTTGCCCGTCGAGGACGGAATGACGTCTCTGCCGACCCCCTCGATGTAGGTCGGCGGGGAGTGGTCGATGGTGGTCTCGAGGTAGTCGGCCCACCCGTCGATGAACCCACTCATCATGATATTTCCT harbors:
- a CDS encoding flagellar protein G, with the translated sequence MASVSASHLIIFIASVIVAASVAGVLTSTVDELSQAVDDLGLGVSEDVRTDVEIISDSGAGIYDTDGNGNITLYVKNTGSQRLAAESDAMDIFVNGQFKTGPDVMVTVVDGDVWTPGNVVRVEIDHALGVGEDVRVQLTVNGDQEVFEFRT
- a CDS encoding flagellin; translated protein: MGFSVSASVAILAAALLIGFGMFHSAAYDTVERVTDARSDARDDLLDQQNTAINVTGAVLYSSNDTTRVTVVNDGATTLNVDETDLLINNEYRTDFDSEVEGDNTTDLWQSGEELTFSGETPALDPANETVRVKVVSGPGVAATAEVTESG
- a CDS encoding FlaD/FlaE family flagellar protein — encoded protein: MSSLSLLWVGSNVEVVAGQSLLDAGGWFLGPVGSVSPEPVVVAVLAVGFVGMSIKSVFDSILSDEDAGDSSEDADDDGLMPEEGGDEFGDLGGLDEGGDEFGEFGDDEFGGDEFGDMDGGPDTDELEHRLDELETEVGSLSSTVNTVRNENEQISETVDDVEENVRKLLDIYEMVTRGVNPFADDIDAGGLGGPGEQSFGLFDDGGGDEADEELEEGIANADAEGFFDEDLVEDDDEMETDTDVGDMLGDESGSDEDEVAFDDEFDEDFEDVDDGFDEDFEDDFEMDDDDTEGDSGGESGKSFAELKDEYESGDAEWAEGREDADDPVEEDVADEGFDTDDAGDAIEEMETEAADDALADDDLFDTVIEDEGTAVEAEDDAETFEATDDETSEAPDEPAVEADDTEDLDEDGTDDADIDVETADEPGMETETESVDPKTASAETETVSRDASETENATDTDDGKPYLTELPDGFLADLIVVEWLEFLVSEVGVRATAEAIHYYERIDWIDDEVAEQLQAYLRGFEDGGDATTLTIDHHTKSLRYVSQLNGGGAESVALDQIPATVGGGSDGIQR
- a CDS encoding chemotaxis protein CheD, with the protein product MKVYDGSQTAETKQTERIKVGIAEYDISTDGAVLTTSGLGSCIGVALHDEETKASGLVHVMLPTAEDVDGGNPAKFADTGVEMLVDTLEREGAHRSNMIAKIAGGSDMLDFSKNGSGIGARNLSVVRKTLSTLDIPVVEADVGGDHGRSLRLEGDTGDLIVRSANREEKRL
- a CDS encoding chemotaxis protein CheC; the protein is MKVDIQSLGTFNQLAHEGAQQATASMSQMTGIDAAVDVTKITLVDRADIGEELDDREYVGVQFDFEGELRGQTALVLDRPCSETLTDALLPGSAAGDMAESGVKEIGNIMMSGFIDGWADYLETTIDHSPPTYIEGVGRDVIPSSTGNGETDQLFVFKSQIEYIEESVEFYIYMLPDYDSLTGLMTSHADTESDAIPIDKLEVFNQMTEQGTQTAAENVSMMTGIDTEAEVSQISFARIEDVPKQIENSRYVGTVVEFSGVPSGFLLVLFDEMSAKNVAEAMMPIEMDGDDLTDQHTAAIEELGNIMTSGFVDGWANVLQTSVDHTPPRLVHDMGQAILDPLAAQVGQHQEHAFIIDSRMRTDDLEFEAEIHALPNEQELREALDALMVERAEETDANPDALFQ